Proteins encoded together in one Coregonus clupeaformis isolate EN_2021a chromosome 30, ASM2061545v1, whole genome shotgun sequence window:
- the LOC121545652 gene encoding tumor necrosis factor receptor superfamily member 9 isoform X2, which yields MLLVFAIILGNSRQTVRKMHLVLSVLCLSMLTLSCLSNTGEIEIGCGQWTTSAGSTDVCCERCNPGNRLVTRCGPDPKKLCVPCGNETYTTDSSSHSCHRCTQCVGGAQFLKKACTKSKDTECDCMAGFRCGDDHCTFCVEECGKGQEPLPAARSCRNCPDGTFNDQIHEKCKSWRISCPHPNEHIVTLGDAVSNSKCGIANIVTPEVNTLPTTLPDHEGLVWAVSTSFGVFIILIILFLVIITKKKQEKTAPKEPTLIVLTPPTDEPRSLIEISFHNPQQEQGSSSEILCSQDSETKLLPV from the exons ATGCTATTGGTTTTCGCCATTATCCTTGGAAACTCAAGACAGACAG TGAGAAAGATGCATCTGGTCCTCAGTGTACTGTGTCTCTCTATGCTCACACTGAGCTGCCTGAGTAACACTGGTGAGATAGAGATAGGTTGTGGACAATGGACAACATCTGCTGGTTCTACTGATGTCTGCTGTGAAAGGTGCAATCCAG GGAACCGTCTGGTGACACGCTGTGGTCCAGACCCCAAAAAGCTGTGTGTTCCATGTGGGAATGAGACCTACACAACTGACAGTTCATCACACTCCTGTCACAGGTGTACTCAGTGTGTAG gtgGCGCCCAATTCCTTAAGAAGGCCTGTACAAAAAGCAAGGACACAGAATGTGACTGTATGGCAGGATTCCGATGTGGTGATGACCACTGCACCTTCTGTGTTGAGGAGTGTGGGAAGGGCCAGGAACCTCTTCCCGCTGCAC GGTCCTGCCGGAATTGTCCAGATGGGACCTTCAATGACCAAATCCATGAGAAGTGCAAGTCTTGGAGAATAAG CTGTCCCCATCCCAATGAACACATTGTTACCTTGGGAGATGCTGTTAGTAACAGCAAGTGCGGCATTGCCAACATTGTAACGCCCGAAGTCAACACCTTACCTACAACATTGCCGGACCATGAGG GGCTGGTTTGGGCTGTAAGTACCTCATTTGGGGTCTTTATCATCCTTATCATCTTGTTTCTGGTCATCATCACCAAAAAGAAACAAGAGAAGACGGCCCCCAAGGAGCCAACCCTTATTGTGCTAACTCCTCCTACAG ATGAGCCCAGGAGCCTGATAGAGATCAGTTTCCACAACCCTCAGCAGGAGCAGGGCAGCAGCTCCGAAATCCTGTGCTCCCAGGACTCTGAAACCAAGCTCCTGCCTGTGTGA
- the LOC121545652 gene encoding tumor necrosis factor receptor superfamily member 9 isoform X1, producing MRGCFQVGSYCCLFHLYYFYCLTPALLSPGIHSPSVFLTFCVDWRAVRKMHLVLSVLCLSMLTLSCLSNTGEIEIGCGQWTTSAGSTDVCCERCNPGNRLVTRCGPDPKKLCVPCGNETYTTDSSSHSCHRCTQCVGGAQFLKKACTKSKDTECDCMAGFRCGDDHCTFCVEECGKGQEPLPAARSCRNCPDGTFNDQIHEKCKSWRISCPHPNEHIVTLGDAVSNSKCGIANIVTPEVNTLPTTLPDHEGLVWAVSTSFGVFIILIILFLVIITKKKQEKTAPKEPTLIVLTPPTDEPRSLIEISFHNPQQEQGSSSEILCSQDSETKLLPV from the exons ATGAGAGGGTGCTTTCAAGTAGGATCCtactgttgtctattccatttgtatTACTTTTACTGTTTAACACCTGCACTTCTGTCACCTGGAATCCATAGTCCTTCTGTGTTCCTAACTTTCTGTGTGGATTGGAGGGCAGTGAGAAAGATGCATCTGGTCCTCAGTGTACTGTGTCTCTCTATGCTCACACTGAGCTGCCTGAGTAACACTGGTGAGATAGAGATAGGTTGTGGACAATGGACAACATCTGCTGGTTCTACTGATGTCTGCTGTGAAAGGTGCAATCCAG GGAACCGTCTGGTGACACGCTGTGGTCCAGACCCCAAAAAGCTGTGTGTTCCATGTGGGAATGAGACCTACACAACTGACAGTTCATCACACTCCTGTCACAGGTGTACTCAGTGTGTAG gtgGCGCCCAATTCCTTAAGAAGGCCTGTACAAAAAGCAAGGACACAGAATGTGACTGTATGGCAGGATTCCGATGTGGTGATGACCACTGCACCTTCTGTGTTGAGGAGTGTGGGAAGGGCCAGGAACCTCTTCCCGCTGCAC GGTCCTGCCGGAATTGTCCAGATGGGACCTTCAATGACCAAATCCATGAGAAGTGCAAGTCTTGGAGAATAAG CTGTCCCCATCCCAATGAACACATTGTTACCTTGGGAGATGCTGTTAGTAACAGCAAGTGCGGCATTGCCAACATTGTAACGCCCGAAGTCAACACCTTACCTACAACATTGCCGGACCATGAGG GGCTGGTTTGGGCTGTAAGTACCTCATTTGGGGTCTTTATCATCCTTATCATCTTGTTTCTGGTCATCATCACCAAAAAGAAACAAGAGAAGACGGCCCCCAAGGAGCCAACCCTTATTGTGCTAACTCCTCCTACAG ATGAGCCCAGGAGCCTGATAGAGATCAGTTTCCACAACCCTCAGCAGGAGCAGGGCAGCAGCTCCGAAATCCTGTGCTCCCAGGACTCTGAAACCAAGCTCCTGCCTGTGTGA
- the LOC121545652 gene encoding tumor necrosis factor receptor superfamily member 9 isoform X3 — protein MHLVLSVLCLSMLTLSCLSNTGEIEIGCGQWTTSAGSTDVCCERCNPGNRLVTRCGPDPKKLCVPCGNETYTTDSSSHSCHRCTQCVGGAQFLKKACTKSKDTECDCMAGFRCGDDHCTFCVEECGKGQEPLPAARSCRNCPDGTFNDQIHEKCKSWRISCPHPNEHIVTLGDAVSNSKCGIANIVTPEVNTLPTTLPDHEGLVWAVSTSFGVFIILIILFLVIITKKKQEKTAPKEPTLIVLTPPTDEPRSLIEISFHNPQQEQGSSSEILCSQDSETKLLPV, from the exons ATGCATCTGGTCCTCAGTGTACTGTGTCTCTCTATGCTCACACTGAGCTGCCTGAGTAACACTGGTGAGATAGAGATAGGTTGTGGACAATGGACAACATCTGCTGGTTCTACTGATGTCTGCTGTGAAAGGTGCAATCCAG GGAACCGTCTGGTGACACGCTGTGGTCCAGACCCCAAAAAGCTGTGTGTTCCATGTGGGAATGAGACCTACACAACTGACAGTTCATCACACTCCTGTCACAGGTGTACTCAGTGTGTAG gtgGCGCCCAATTCCTTAAGAAGGCCTGTACAAAAAGCAAGGACACAGAATGTGACTGTATGGCAGGATTCCGATGTGGTGATGACCACTGCACCTTCTGTGTTGAGGAGTGTGGGAAGGGCCAGGAACCTCTTCCCGCTGCAC GGTCCTGCCGGAATTGTCCAGATGGGACCTTCAATGACCAAATCCATGAGAAGTGCAAGTCTTGGAGAATAAG CTGTCCCCATCCCAATGAACACATTGTTACCTTGGGAGATGCTGTTAGTAACAGCAAGTGCGGCATTGCCAACATTGTAACGCCCGAAGTCAACACCTTACCTACAACATTGCCGGACCATGAGG GGCTGGTTTGGGCTGTAAGTACCTCATTTGGGGTCTTTATCATCCTTATCATCTTGTTTCTGGTCATCATCACCAAAAAGAAACAAGAGAAGACGGCCCCCAAGGAGCCAACCCTTATTGTGCTAACTCCTCCTACAG ATGAGCCCAGGAGCCTGATAGAGATCAGTTTCCACAACCCTCAGCAGGAGCAGGGCAGCAGCTCCGAAATCCTGTGCTCCCAGGACTCTGAAACCAAGCTCCTGCCTGTGTGA